In Melospiza georgiana isolate bMelGeo1 chromosome 8, bMelGeo1.pri, whole genome shotgun sequence, one genomic interval encodes:
- the ANKRD1 gene encoding ankyrin repeat domain-containing protein 1 isoform X1 translates to MFPGGGYRSQESSDYILSCLHLQVTGKKVDDKETGSFLPEDFKNGEYEAAVRLEKQEDLKTVPEHSLARGHLDYEKENKLEAELKKKKLQARSKLENLEDLEKIIELKKKKRCKKVKAPVLKKPEPEVITGPVDIPTFFKAALENKLPVIEKYLSDKGDPNVCDKFKRTALHRACSEGHLEVVKKLVEAGAQLEQKDMLHSTALHWACRGGNLDVLKFLLDKGININARDKLLSTPLHVAVRTGRYDCGEHLIACEADLNARDREGDTPMHDAVRLNRYKIIRLLILHGADLTLKNCEGKTPMDLVLQWQNGTKEIFNSLKDNSKKNARLGKF, encoded by the exons ATGTTTCCAGGTGGTGGCTACCGCAGTCAAGAATCCTCTGATTATATTTTATCATGCTTGCATTTACAGGTGACTGGGAAGAAGGTGGATGATAAAGAGACTGGCAGCTTCCTCCCTGAGGACTTCAAGAATGGAGAGTATGAAGCTGCTGTAAGGTTAGAGAAGCAGGAGGACCTAAAGACAGTCCCTGAGCACTCCTTGGCCCGAGGTCATCTGGATTATGAAAAGGAGAATAAACTAGAAGCAGAG ctgaagaagaagaaattacagGCCAGGTCAAAACTTGAAAATTTGGAGGATCTTGAAAAAATTATTGagctgaagaagaagaaaagatgcAAGAAAGTGAAAGCTCCTGTTTTAAAGAAGCCTGAACCAGAAGTTATT ACAGGACCTGTGGATATTCCCACATTCTTCAAAGCTGCACTGGAGAATAAGTTGCCAGTAATTGAAAAATACCTGTCAGACAAAGGGGATCCAAATGTCTGTGATAAG TTCAAACGCACTGCGCTGCACAGGGCGTGCTCTGAAGGACATCTAGAGGTGGTGAAGAAGCTGGTGGAAGCTGGAGCCCAGCTTGAACAGAAAGACATG CTTCATTCTACAGCTCTGCACTGGGCATGCCGGGGTGGAAACCTGGACGTTCTGAAATTCCTACTGGACAAAGGGATAAACATAAATGCAAGAGATAAG CTGCTCAGCACGCCCCTGCACGTGGCTGTTCGGACAGGTCGCTACGACTGCGGGGAGCACCTCATCGCCTGCGAGGCCGATCTCAACGCCAGGGACCGG GAAGGGGACACGCCAATGCACGACGCCGTGAGGCTGAACCGCTACAAAATCATCCGGCTTCTGATCCTGCACGGAGCAGATCTGACTCTAAAGAACTGC GAAGGGAAAACTCCTATGGATCTTGTCCTTCAGTGGCAGAATGGCACCAAAGAGATATTCAACAGCCTGAAAGACAATTCCAAAAAGAATGCCCGTCTAGGTAAATTCTGA
- the ANKRD1 gene encoding ankyrin repeat domain-containing protein 1 isoform X2 → MTTMMVKVEELVTGKKVDDKETGSFLPEDFKNGEYEAAVRLEKQEDLKTVPEHSLARGHLDYEKENKLEAELKKKKLQARSKLENLEDLEKIIELKKKKRCKKVKAPVLKKPEPEVITGPVDIPTFFKAALENKLPVIEKYLSDKGDPNVCDKFKRTALHRACSEGHLEVVKKLVEAGAQLEQKDMLHSTALHWACRGGNLDVLKFLLDKGININARDKLLSTPLHVAVRTGRYDCGEHLIACEADLNARDREGDTPMHDAVRLNRYKIIRLLILHGADLTLKNCEGKTPMDLVLQWQNGTKEIFNSLKDNSKKNARLGKF, encoded by the exons ATGACGACGATGATGGTGAAGGTAGAAGAGCTG GTGACTGGGAAGAAGGTGGATGATAAAGAGACTGGCAGCTTCCTCCCTGAGGACTTCAAGAATGGAGAGTATGAAGCTGCTGTAAGGTTAGAGAAGCAGGAGGACCTAAAGACAGTCCCTGAGCACTCCTTGGCCCGAGGTCATCTGGATTATGAAAAGGAGAATAAACTAGAAGCAGAG ctgaagaagaagaaattacagGCCAGGTCAAAACTTGAAAATTTGGAGGATCTTGAAAAAATTATTGagctgaagaagaagaaaagatgcAAGAAAGTGAAAGCTCCTGTTTTAAAGAAGCCTGAACCAGAAGTTATT ACAGGACCTGTGGATATTCCCACATTCTTCAAAGCTGCACTGGAGAATAAGTTGCCAGTAATTGAAAAATACCTGTCAGACAAAGGGGATCCAAATGTCTGTGATAAG TTCAAACGCACTGCGCTGCACAGGGCGTGCTCTGAAGGACATCTAGAGGTGGTGAAGAAGCTGGTGGAAGCTGGAGCCCAGCTTGAACAGAAAGACATG CTTCATTCTACAGCTCTGCACTGGGCATGCCGGGGTGGAAACCTGGACGTTCTGAAATTCCTACTGGACAAAGGGATAAACATAAATGCAAGAGATAAG CTGCTCAGCACGCCCCTGCACGTGGCTGTTCGGACAGGTCGCTACGACTGCGGGGAGCACCTCATCGCCTGCGAGGCCGATCTCAACGCCAGGGACCGG GAAGGGGACACGCCAATGCACGACGCCGTGAGGCTGAACCGCTACAAAATCATCCGGCTTCTGATCCTGCACGGAGCAGATCTGACTCTAAAGAACTGC GAAGGGAAAACTCCTATGGATCTTGTCCTTCAGTGGCAGAATGGCACCAAAGAGATATTCAACAGCCTGAAAGACAATTCCAAAAAGAATGCCCGTCTAGGTAAATTCTGA